One genomic segment of Amycolatopsis sp. Hca4 includes these proteins:
- a CDS encoding NUDIX domain-containing protein, with translation MPGSDELVALYDQAGAVVGSTTRARVRADALWHAAGVVLVRSGDGSAVYVHLRTPGKDVFPATWDCWAGGVVAAGETPAECARRELAEELGVHGVEPVPLFTKVYDDGRNRCHNFAFEVRWDGPIRHQPEEIVEGRWIPLGELRAWVDDPAPELPFIPDGREGVQEWFRRYG, from the coding sequence ATGCCAGGCAGTGACGAACTCGTTGCCCTCTATGACCAGGCCGGGGCCGTGGTGGGCAGCACCACCCGCGCCCGGGTCCGCGCCGACGCCCTGTGGCACGCCGCCGGCGTCGTCCTGGTCCGTTCGGGTGACGGCAGCGCGGTTTACGTTCACCTGCGCACACCCGGTAAGGACGTCTTCCCCGCCACCTGGGACTGCTGGGCCGGTGGGGTGGTGGCCGCGGGCGAGACCCCGGCCGAGTGCGCCCGCCGCGAACTCGCCGAAGAACTCGGCGTCCACGGGGTGGAACCGGTGCCCCTGTTCACCAAGGTCTACGACGACGGCCGCAACCGCTGCCACAACTTCGCCTTCGAGGTCCGCTGGGACGGCCCGATCCGCCACCAGCCCGAAGAGATCGTCGAGGGCCGCTGGATCCCCCTCGGCGAGCTGCGCGCGTGGGTCGACGACCCCGCCCCGGAGCTGCCCTTCATCCCCGACGGCCGCGAAGGCGTCCAGGAGTGGTTCCGCCGCTACGGCTGA
- a CDS encoding DUF3626 domain-containing protein, whose translation MGQEWRAAVAYVEARADGPPLPHGLDVTIHFHPDRLVGEVPLLRHWLTDGVYRSQFETGTGNGGLTAHPGGDRWRWEHRMFGGVYDALPPSARPKYGSLDHRRRPAGGSVRFGSAHFRLRREVLARTTFCYPDSFREPAHFGTRRHFPLLPLVEADTPDELDDYIEAHVHGPLRLPDDVAALVLDPAFRGTDVEAAAAEFPFPVRWHHGFRLPVADLAAHAGYRGADAVRAGEDIAEDGWLDARVIGDAVRAGRHDPQVLKRVWHCTARFGLRG comes from the coding sequence ATGGGGCAAGAATGGCGAGCGGCGGTCGCGTACGTCGAGGCACGCGCGGACGGGCCGCCACTGCCGCATGGCCTCGACGTCACGATCCACTTCCACCCGGACCGGCTGGTGGGGGAGGTGCCGCTGCTGCGCCACTGGCTGACCGACGGTGTCTACCGGTCGCAGTTCGAGACGGGCACGGGCAACGGCGGCCTGACCGCCCACCCCGGAGGCGACCGGTGGCGCTGGGAGCACCGGATGTTCGGCGGCGTCTACGACGCGCTGCCGCCGTCGGCCCGGCCGAAGTACGGCTCGCTCGACCACCGCCGCCGCCCGGCCGGTGGCTCGGTCCGGTTCGGGTCGGCGCACTTCCGGCTCCGGCGGGAAGTGCTGGCGCGCACGACGTTCTGCTACCCGGACAGCTTCCGCGAGCCGGCGCACTTCGGCACGCGCAGGCACTTCCCGCTGCTCCCGCTCGTCGAAGCCGACACCCCCGACGAACTCGACGACTACATCGAGGCCCACGTCCACGGCCCGCTCCGGCTGCCGGACGACGTCGCGGCCCTGGTGCTGGACCCGGCTTTCCGCGGCACCGACGTCGAAGCCGCGGCCGCGGAGTTCCCGTTCCCGGTCCGCTGGCACCACGGGTTCCGGCTGCCGGTCGCGGACCTCGCCGCGCACGCGGGCTACCGCGGTGCGGACGCCGTGCGGGCCGGGGAAGACATCGCCGAGGACGGGTGGCTGGACGCCCGTGTCATCGGCGACGCCGTCCGGGCCGGCCGGCACGACCCCCAGGTGCTCAAGCGGGTCTGGCACTGCACCGCGCGGTTCGGCCTACGCGGGTAG
- a CDS encoding helix-turn-helix transcriptional regulator has translation MSTHIEPEADVEPLLDVFKALANPVRLQVLRWLREPVRHFPVERAIADPVEVGVCVTHIQEKTGLAQSTVSAYMAELQRAGLVRATRVGKWTHYKRDEARIAELVSTLGRTL, from the coding sequence ATGAGCACACACATCGAACCCGAAGCCGACGTCGAGCCGCTGCTCGACGTCTTCAAGGCGCTCGCGAACCCGGTGCGGTTGCAGGTGCTGCGGTGGCTGCGGGAGCCGGTGCGGCACTTCCCCGTCGAGAGGGCCATCGCCGATCCGGTCGAGGTCGGCGTGTGCGTGACGCACATCCAGGAGAAGACGGGGCTGGCGCAGTCGACCGTCTCGGCGTACATGGCCGAACTGCAGCGCGCCGGACTGGTCCGGGCGACGCGCGTCGGGAAGTGGACGCACTACAAGCGGGACGAGGCCCGGATCGCCGAGCTCGTCTCCACCCTCGGCCGCACCCTCTGA
- a CDS encoding site-2 protease family protein — translation MAATSEQGTGGARQAVRPDGGLVLFRVAGVPVLLAPSWWVGSLIVVVLYAPLVGRLLPDASATTSWLLAGAFALLLGLSVLAHELGHCLVALRLGIPVRRLRLFLLGGLSEVARTPKRPGDEGMVAAAGPAVSLLLGGFCGLLMFAVPPDGAVWLLVAECAVANLAVGVFNLLPGLPLDGGRLVRAGVWAVTGIRAKGTRAAVAGGAVVAAGLLVWALWGLATASPDRWLRLGVCVVTAWFVVLGARSELAAEARRTWPDGLVLGELVRPVLQLPAESPVSDALAASAGRGVVLVRADGVAAGLLDVGEAERLASSSPHAPAEFAAEPIRAETVLLASEPGEDVVERVRETAAWQFLVVDDEGRPAGVLRRDDLRAALNRRTR, via the coding sequence ATGGCCGCGACCAGTGAACAGGGCACCGGGGGCGCCCGGCAGGCCGTCCGCCCGGACGGCGGCCTCGTGCTGTTCCGGGTCGCCGGGGTGCCGGTGCTGCTCGCGCCCTCGTGGTGGGTCGGGTCGCTGATCGTCGTCGTGCTGTACGCGCCGCTGGTCGGGCGGCTGCTCCCGGATGCCTCCGCCACCACGTCGTGGCTGCTGGCCGGGGCGTTCGCGCTGCTGCTGGGCCTGTCCGTGCTCGCCCACGAACTCGGGCACTGCCTGGTCGCGCTGCGGCTGGGGATCCCGGTGCGGCGGCTGCGGCTGTTCCTCCTCGGCGGTCTGTCCGAAGTGGCCCGCACGCCCAAGCGTCCCGGTGACGAAGGCATGGTCGCCGCCGCCGGGCCCGCGGTGTCGTTGCTGCTCGGGGGTTTCTGCGGGCTGCTGATGTTCGCCGTGCCGCCGGACGGCGCGGTCTGGCTCCTGGTCGCCGAATGCGCGGTGGCGAACCTCGCCGTCGGCGTGTTCAACCTGCTGCCCGGGCTGCCCCTGGACGGTGGGCGGCTGGTCCGCGCCGGCGTCTGGGCGGTCACCGGCATCCGCGCCAAGGGCACGCGCGCGGCCGTCGCCGGTGGTGCGGTCGTGGCCGCGGGGCTGCTGGTGTGGGCCCTGTGGGGCCTGGCGACGGCGAGCCCGGACCGCTGGCTGCGGCTGGGCGTCTGCGTGGTGACGGCGTGGTTCGTGGTCCTCGGCGCCCGGTCGGAGCTGGCCGCCGAAGCGCGCCGCACCTGGCCGGACGGCCTGGTCCTCGGCGAACTGGTCCGGCCGGTGCTGCAGCTGCCGGCGGAGAGCCCGGTGTCGGACGCGCTGGCCGCCTCGGCCGGCCGCGGGGTGGTCCTGGTCCGCGCGGACGGCGTGGCGGCCGGGCTGCTGGACGTGGGCGAGGCGGAACGGCTCGCGAGTTCGTCGCCGCACGCGCCGGCCGAGTTCGCGGCCGAGCCGATCCGGGCCGAGACCGTGCTGCTGGCTTCGGAACCGGGGGAGGACGTCGTCGAGCGGGTCCGCGAGACGGCGGCGTGGCAGTTCCTCGTGGTGGACGACGAGGGCCGCCCGGCGGGCGTGCTGCGCCGGGACGACCTGCGGGCCGCGCTGAACCGCCGTACCCGCTGA
- a CDS encoding RecB family exonuclease, protein MPDADTVTTEPPAASAVATEVRRRPALSPSRASDFKQCPLLYRFRAVDRLPEVPTKAQLRGTLVHSVLERLFALPAAERVPAQARELLGPAWTDLSADRPEWTELFDGEKPDEHAEWLRSAEKLLDAYFELEDPRRLEPEACELHVEIELGSGVLLRGYIDRLDVAPTGEIRVVDYKTGAAPREIGEAKAMFQMKFYAVVLWRLRGIVPRQLKLMYLTDGQSLAYTPDEAELLRFERTLEAIWQAILKAGKTGDFRANKSKLCNWCDHQAHCPEYGGTPPDYPGWPEPGAGEETPLDRAD, encoded by the coding sequence ATGCCCGACGCCGACACCGTCACCACCGAACCACCCGCCGCGTCCGCCGTCGCCACCGAGGTGCGGCGGCGGCCCGCGTTGTCGCCGTCGAGGGCCAGCGACTTCAAGCAGTGCCCGCTGCTCTACCGCTTCCGCGCGGTCGACCGGCTGCCCGAGGTCCCGACCAAGGCCCAGCTGCGCGGCACGCTCGTCCACTCCGTCCTCGAGCGGCTCTTCGCCCTCCCCGCCGCCGAGCGCGTCCCCGCGCAGGCCCGCGAGCTGCTCGGCCCGGCCTGGACGGACCTGTCCGCGGACCGTCCGGAGTGGACCGAGCTGTTCGACGGCGAGAAGCCCGACGAACACGCCGAATGGCTCCGCTCGGCCGAAAAGCTCCTCGACGCCTACTTCGAACTCGAAGACCCGCGCCGCCTCGAGCCGGAGGCGTGCGAGCTGCACGTCGAGATCGAGCTCGGCTCCGGCGTCCTGCTGCGCGGCTACATCGACCGGCTCGACGTCGCCCCGACCGGCGAGATCCGGGTCGTCGACTACAAGACCGGTGCCGCGCCGCGCGAAATCGGCGAGGCCAAGGCGATGTTCCAGATGAAGTTCTACGCCGTGGTCCTGTGGCGGCTGCGCGGGATCGTGCCCCGCCAGCTCAAACTCATGTACCTGACCGACGGCCAGTCGCTGGCCTACACGCCCGACGAAGCCGAGCTGCTGCGCTTCGAACGCACCCTGGAAGCCATCTGGCAGGCCATCCTCAAGGCGGGCAAGACCGGCGACTTCCGGGCGAACAAGAGCAAGCTGTGCAACTGGTGCGACCACCAGGCGCACTGCCCCGAGTACGGCGGCACCCCACCCGACTACCCCGGCTGGCCGGAGCCCGGCGCGGGCGAGGAGACACCCCTGGACCGGGCCGACTGA
- the arc gene encoding proteasome ATPase yields MHHDLPGGRREEADPSATSGAGTTADEQARQIRFLEEEVALLRRKLTDSPRQNRVLEQRLAEASERVSQLTERNTKLVETLREARGQLLALREEVDRLAQPPSGYGVFVEAYEDNTVDVFTAGRKMRVSVSPAVEISSLRRGQALRLNEALTVVEGGGFERTGEVCALREVLAPDVEGGSPRALVVGHADEERVVLLSDLLAEQPLKPGDSLLVDSKAGYAYERVPKAEVEDLVLEEVPDVRYEDIGGLTRQIEQIRDAVELPFLHADLYQEYQLRPPKGVLLYGPPGCGKTLIAKAVANSLAKKVAEARGDAADGKSYFLNIKGPELLNKFVGETERHIRLIFQRAREKASEGTPVIVFFDEMDSIFRTRGSGVSSDVETTIVPQLLSEIDGVEGLENVIVIGASNREDMIDPAILRPGRLDVKIKIERPDAEGAKDIFSKYLAEGLPIHADDLAEFGGDAKATFDAMIQHTVERMYEESDENRFLEVTYANGDKEVLYFRDFNSGAMIQNIVDRAKKSAIKSVLETKQPGLRVQHLLDAIVDEFAENEDLPNTTNPDDWARISGKKGERIVYIRTLVTGKNQDSGRAIDTATNTGQYL; encoded by the coding sequence ATGCATCATGACCTTCCCGGAGGTCGGCGCGAGGAGGCCGACCCTTCAGCAACATCCGGAGCTGGGACGACGGCGGACGAGCAGGCTCGGCAGATCCGTTTTCTCGAGGAAGAAGTGGCGCTGCTGCGCCGCAAACTGACGGACTCGCCACGGCAGAACCGCGTTCTCGAACAGCGGCTCGCCGAGGCCTCGGAAAGGGTGAGCCAGCTCACCGAACGCAACACCAAACTGGTCGAAACCCTGCGCGAAGCGCGAGGACAGCTCCTCGCTCTCCGCGAGGAGGTCGACCGGCTGGCCCAGCCACCGTCCGGGTACGGCGTCTTCGTCGAGGCGTACGAGGACAACACGGTGGACGTCTTCACGGCCGGCCGGAAGATGCGGGTGTCGGTTTCGCCCGCGGTCGAGATCTCGTCGCTGCGCCGCGGCCAGGCGCTGCGGCTCAACGAGGCGCTGACCGTGGTCGAAGGCGGCGGTTTCGAACGCACCGGTGAGGTGTGCGCGCTGCGTGAGGTGCTCGCACCGGACGTCGAGGGCGGCAGCCCCCGCGCGCTGGTGGTCGGGCACGCGGACGAAGAGCGGGTGGTCCTGCTCTCCGACCTGCTGGCCGAGCAGCCGCTCAAGCCGGGCGACTCGCTGCTGGTCGACTCCAAGGCCGGCTACGCGTACGAGCGCGTGCCGAAGGCGGAGGTCGAGGACCTGGTGCTGGAGGAGGTGCCCGACGTCCGCTACGAGGACATCGGTGGCCTCACCCGGCAGATCGAGCAGATCAGGGACGCGGTCGAGCTGCCGTTCCTGCACGCCGACCTGTACCAGGAGTACCAGCTGCGGCCGCCCAAGGGCGTCCTGCTCTACGGCCCGCCGGGCTGCGGCAAGACGCTCATCGCCAAGGCGGTGGCGAACTCGCTGGCCAAGAAGGTGGCCGAGGCCCGCGGCGACGCGGCGGACGGGAAGTCCTACTTCCTGAACATCAAGGGCCCCGAGCTGCTCAACAAGTTCGTCGGGGAGACCGAGCGGCACATCCGCCTGATCTTCCAGCGGGCGCGGGAGAAGGCCTCCGAAGGCACCCCGGTGATCGTGTTCTTCGACGAGATGGACTCGATCTTCCGGACCCGTGGCTCGGGCGTGTCGTCCGACGTGGAGACGACGATCGTGCCCCAGCTGCTGTCGGAGATCGACGGTGTCGAAGGCCTGGAGAACGTCATCGTCATCGGCGCCTCCAACCGCGAGGACATGATCGACCCGGCGATCCTGCGGCCGGGCCGGCTCGACGTCAAGATCAAGATCGAGCGTCCGGACGCCGAAGGCGCGAAGGACATCTTCTCCAAGTACCTGGCCGAAGGCCTGCCGATCCACGCGGACGACCTCGCCGAGTTCGGCGGCGACGCCAAGGCGACGTTCGACGCGATGATCCAGCACACGGTCGAGCGGATGTACGAGGAGAGCGACGAGAACCGGTTCCTCGAGGTGACCTACGCCAACGGGGACAAGGAAGTCCTGTACTTCCGCGACTTCAACTCGGGTGCGATGATCCAGAACATCGTGGACCGGGCGAAGAAGTCGGCGATCAAGTCGGTGCTGGAGACCAAGCAGCCCGGTCTGCGCGTCCAGCACCTGCTCGACGCGATCGTCGACGAGTTCGCGGAGAACGAGGACCTCCCGAACACCACCAACCCGGACGACTGGGCCCGGATCTCCGGCAAGAAGGGTGAGCGGATCGTCTACATCCGCACGCTCGTCACCGGCAAGAACCAGGACTCGGGGCGGGCGATCGACACCGCCACGAACACCGGTCAGTACCTGTAG
- a CDS encoding DMT family transporter, with product MRLSEFGVTVRFALLAVVWGASFLFIKVGLDGLSPGQVALARVALGALALAGILLVRRRRLPRDLILWAHLAAVSVLLCVVPFLLFSWAEQYIPSGLASIFNATTPLITMLLAAAALPEERFTPPRVLGLLLGFLGVLTIVGVWHGIDVSHQLTAQLACLGATTCYGACFVYLRRFVSPRGTDPVVVAFGQTASATVILGLLSPFVAATPVHLSLPVVASMLALGVFGTGIAYAWNTRIIAAWGAANASAVTYLTPVVGVLLGVLVLGEPVSWNQPAGALLVVLGILAAHGRLRLRRSTSAEAELVRR from the coding sequence ATGCGACTGTCGGAGTTCGGGGTCACGGTGCGGTTCGCGCTGCTGGCCGTGGTGTGGGGTGCGAGTTTCCTGTTCATCAAGGTCGGTCTCGACGGGCTCTCCCCCGGCCAGGTCGCGCTCGCCAGGGTGGCGCTCGGCGCGCTGGCGCTGGCCGGGATCCTGCTGGTGCGCCGGCGGCGGCTCCCCCGCGATCTCATCCTGTGGGCACACCTCGCGGCCGTGTCGGTGTTGCTGTGCGTGGTGCCGTTCCTGTTGTTCTCGTGGGCGGAGCAGTACATTCCGTCCGGGCTGGCCAGCATCTTCAACGCGACGACACCGCTGATCACGATGCTGCTGGCGGCCGCGGCGCTGCCGGAGGAGCGGTTCACGCCGCCGCGGGTGCTCGGCTTGCTGCTCGGGTTCCTCGGGGTGCTCACGATCGTCGGGGTGTGGCACGGCATCGACGTGTCCCATCAACTGACCGCCCAGCTGGCCTGCCTCGGCGCGACGACGTGCTACGGCGCGTGTTTCGTCTACCTGCGCCGGTTCGTCTCACCCCGTGGGACGGATCCGGTGGTCGTCGCGTTCGGCCAGACGGCGTCGGCGACGGTGATCCTGGGCCTGCTCAGCCCGTTCGTCGCGGCGACGCCGGTGCACCTGAGCTTGCCGGTGGTGGCGAGCATGCTCGCGCTCGGGGTCTTCGGCACCGGGATCGCGTACGCCTGGAACACGCGGATCATCGCGGCCTGGGGCGCGGCCAACGCCTCGGCGGTGACGTACCTGACGCCGGTGGTCGGCGTGCTGCTCGGCGTGCTCGTGCTGGGCGAGCCGGTGAGCTGGAACCAGCCGGCCGGGGCGCTGCTGGTGGTGCTGGGGATCCTGGCCGCGCACGGCAGGTTGCGCCTGCGCCGCTCAACTTCCGCCGAAGCCGAGCTCGTCCGCCGCTAG
- the dop gene encoding depupylase/deamidase Dop, which yields MRRIMGTEVEYGISVPGDATANPVLTSTQVVLAYAAAADIPRARRARWDYEVESPLRDARGFDLTGPGGPGHDPDVEDLGAANVILTNGARLYVDHAHPEYSAPEVTNARDAVIWDKAGERVMEEAALKAASVPGQPQLQLYKNNVDGKGASYGTHENYLMARSTPFTAVIAGLTPFFVSRQVVTGSGRVGIGQQSEEAGFQLSQRSDYIEVEVGLETTLKRGIINTRDEPHADADKYRRLHVIIGDANMSEYSTYLKVGTTALVLDLIESGIRFDDLKLDEPVKAVHQISHDPTLKVQVALANGKKYTGLDLQFAYHEIASQNLERTGADEASKEVLRVWGEVLDALARDPQECADRLDWPAKLRLLEGYRQRDQLAWGAPRLRLVDLQYSDVRLAKGLYNRLVTRGSMKRLVTEEEVLAAVTTPPSDTRAYFRGRALEKYATSIAAASWDSVIFDVGKESLVRIPTLEPLRGTKAHVGKLLDNAATAEELVEALTGSD from the coding sequence ATGCGGCGGATCATGGGAACCGAAGTCGAGTACGGCATCTCCGTGCCGGGCGACGCGACGGCGAACCCGGTACTCACCTCCACCCAGGTCGTGCTGGCCTACGCGGCGGCGGCCGACATCCCGCGCGCCCGCCGGGCGCGGTGGGACTACGAGGTGGAGAGCCCGCTGCGGGACGCGCGCGGGTTCGACCTGACCGGCCCGGGCGGACCGGGGCACGACCCGGACGTCGAGGACCTGGGGGCGGCGAACGTCATCCTCACCAACGGGGCGCGGCTGTACGTCGACCACGCGCACCCGGAGTACTCGGCGCCCGAGGTGACGAACGCGCGGGACGCGGTCATCTGGGACAAGGCGGGGGAGCGGGTGATGGAGGAGGCGGCGCTGAAGGCCGCGTCCGTGCCCGGCCAGCCCCAGCTGCAGCTCTACAAGAACAACGTCGACGGCAAGGGTGCCAGCTACGGCACGCACGAGAACTACCTGATGGCGCGCTCGACGCCGTTCACCGCGGTGATCGCCGGGCTGACGCCGTTCTTCGTCTCGCGGCAGGTGGTGACCGGCTCGGGCCGGGTCGGGATCGGCCAGCAGAGTGAAGAGGCCGGCTTCCAGCTCTCCCAGCGTTCGGACTACATCGAGGTCGAGGTCGGCCTGGAGACCACCCTCAAGCGCGGGATCATCAACACCCGCGACGAGCCGCACGCGGACGCAGACAAGTACCGGCGGCTGCACGTCATCATCGGTGACGCGAACATGTCGGAGTACTCGACGTACCTGAAGGTCGGGACGACGGCGCTGGTGCTGGACCTGATCGAGTCGGGCATCCGGTTCGACGACCTGAAGCTCGACGAGCCGGTCAAGGCGGTGCACCAGATCAGCCACGACCCGACGCTGAAGGTGCAGGTCGCGCTGGCCAACGGCAAGAAGTACACCGGGCTCGACCTGCAGTTCGCCTACCACGAGATCGCCTCGCAGAACCTCGAGCGCACGGGCGCCGACGAGGCGTCGAAGGAGGTCCTGCGGGTCTGGGGCGAGGTGCTGGACGCGCTGGCGCGCGACCCGCAGGAGTGCGCGGACCGGCTGGACTGGCCGGCCAAGCTCCGGCTGCTGGAGGGCTACCGGCAGCGTGACCAGCTGGCCTGGGGCGCGCCCCGGCTGCGGCTGGTGGACCTGCAGTATTCGGACGTGCGGCTGGCGAAGGGCCTGTACAACCGGCTGGTCACGCGCGGGTCGATGAAGCGGCTGGTCACCGAGGAGGAGGTGCTGGCCGCGGTGACGACGCCCCCGTCGGACACCCGGGCCTACTTCCGGGGCCGGGCGCTGGAGAAGTACGCGACGTCGATCGCGGCGGCCTCGTGGGATTCGGTCATCTTCGACGTGGGCAAGGAGTCGCTGGTGCGGATCCCGACGCTGGAGCCGCTGCGGGGGACGAAGGCGCACGTCGGCAAGTTGCTGGACAACGCGGCGACGGCGGAGGAGCTGGTGGAGGCGCTCACCGGTTCGGACTAG
- a CDS encoding TIGR03620 family F420-dependent LLM class oxidoreductase → MGTIENMRLGRYGIWTFDFEDQPAALIRDSVQELEELGWPAIWIPESEGREALTHAGFLLAATRRITVVNGIAQIWSREAQWTRGGALLLADAYPDRHLLGLGFGAGKPGAKPLRAMNEYLDALDTDTKVNPAPRSPVRRLLAAYGPKMLELARDRSAGAHTYHVTPEHTAQARAILGAEPFLGVEHAVLFETDATKAREIARKHLHPYLTTPYNIAKFRRLGYTDEDIDGGSDRLVDDLVFWGDLETITAKLRAHLDAGADHVGVQVIGVEPGTSAMPHWRRLTEALLPA, encoded by the coding sequence ATGGGTACGATCGAGAACATGCGGCTCGGCCGCTACGGCATCTGGACGTTCGACTTCGAGGACCAGCCGGCCGCGCTGATCCGGGACTCCGTGCAGGAACTGGAAGAACTCGGCTGGCCGGCGATCTGGATCCCGGAGAGCGAAGGGCGCGAAGCCCTCACGCACGCCGGGTTCCTGCTGGCGGCCACCCGACGCATCACCGTCGTGAACGGCATCGCGCAGATCTGGTCCCGCGAGGCGCAGTGGACCCGCGGCGGCGCCCTGCTGCTGGCCGACGCCTACCCCGACCGCCACCTGCTGGGGCTCGGCTTCGGCGCCGGGAAGCCCGGCGCGAAGCCGCTCCGGGCGATGAACGAGTACCTCGACGCCCTGGACACCGACACAAAGGTCAACCCCGCTCCGCGCTCGCCGGTGCGGCGGCTGCTCGCCGCGTACGGCCCGAAGATGCTGGAACTGGCCCGCGACCGCTCGGCGGGCGCCCACACCTACCACGTGACCCCGGAGCACACCGCCCAGGCGCGGGCGATCCTCGGCGCGGAACCCTTCCTCGGTGTCGAGCACGCCGTGCTGTTCGAGACGGACGCGACCAAGGCGCGCGAGATCGCCCGCAAGCACCTGCACCCGTACCTCACCACGCCGTACAACATCGCGAAGTTCCGCCGGCTCGGCTACACCGATGAGGACATCGACGGCGGCAGCGACCGGCTCGTCGACGACCTCGTGTTCTGGGGCGACCTCGAGACGATCACCGCGAAGCTGCGCGCCCACCTCGACGCCGGGGCCGACCACGTCGGTGTCCAGGTCATCGGCGTCGAGCCGGGCACCTCGGCCATGCCGCACTGGCGCCGGCTGACCGAGGCGCTGCTACCCGCGTAG
- a CDS encoding aldo/keto reductase, whose product MSGSADRIALGLAALGRPAYINLGRDGALPPVRDVASMRAATFAVLDDAYAAGVRHVDVARSYGRSEEFLAGWLAERGHTGVEVSSKWGYAYVGEWRLDADVHEVKEHSAARFAAQWAETLALLGDRVGLYQVHSLTVDSPLFTDEPLLEALAELAANGVAVGFSTSGPAQAAAIERAFALEVAGRAVFSAVQSTWNVLEPSAGTALAAAHAAGKRVLVKETVANGRLVVEAPAVVRGIAAAHGTGPDAVAVAAVLANDWVDRAVIGPASPAQLAANLRATALELTAAERAALQGIAEEPEAYWRHRSSLAWD is encoded by the coding sequence ATGAGCGGGTCCGCGGACCGGATCGCCCTCGGCCTCGCGGCGCTGGGCCGTCCCGCCTACATCAACCTCGGCCGGGACGGCGCGCTGCCGCCGGTGCGGGACGTCGCTTCGATGCGCGCGGCGACGTTCGCGGTGCTCGACGACGCGTACGCCGCGGGCGTCCGGCACGTCGACGTCGCGCGGTCCTACGGGCGCTCCGAGGAGTTCCTGGCCGGCTGGCTCGCCGAGCGCGGGCACACCGGGGTCGAGGTCTCGAGCAAGTGGGGCTACGCCTACGTGGGGGAGTGGCGGCTCGACGCCGACGTGCACGAGGTGAAGGAGCACTCGGCGGCGAGGTTCGCCGCGCAGTGGGCGGAAACCCTGGCGCTGCTGGGGGATCGGGTCGGGCTCTACCAGGTGCATTCGCTCACTGTGGACAGTCCGCTGTTCACCGACGAGCCGTTGCTCGAGGCGCTGGCGGAGCTGGCCGCGAACGGGGTCGCGGTCGGGTTTTCGACGTCCGGGCCCGCCCAGGCGGCCGCGATCGAGCGGGCGTTCGCGCTGGAAGTGGCCGGGCGGGCGGTGTTCTCGGCGGTGCAGTCGACGTGGAACGTCCTGGAGCCGTCCGCGGGGACGGCGCTGGCCGCGGCGCACGCGGCCGGGAAGCGCGTGCTGGTCAAGGAAACCGTGGCCAACGGCAGGCTCGTGGTCGAAGCACCGGCCGTGGTGCGCGGGATCGCGGCCGCGCACGGGACCGGGCCGGACGCGGTCGCGGTGGCCGCGGTGCTGGCCAACGACTGGGTGGACCGGGCGGTCATCGGCCCGGCGAGCCCGGCCCAGCTGGCGGCGAACCTGCGGGCCACGGCACTCGAGCTGACCGCGGCCGAACGGGCTGCGCTGCAGGGGATCGCCGAGGAACCCGAGGCCTACTGGCGACACCGGTCCTCCTTGGCGTGGGACTGA
- a CDS encoding tRNA (adenine-N1)-methyltransferase: MSVSGPFSAGDRVQLTDSKGRHYTLTLAAGGEYHTHRGALAHDDLIGRPEGSVVTSAGGSTYLALRPLLPDYVLSMPRGAQVIYPKDAAQIVMWGDIFPGARVLEAGAGSGALTCSLLRAVGPAGHVHSYEIRDDHAEHAERNVVKFFGEKPANWSLTVADLASHEGEVDRVVLDMLAPWEQLPNVAAHLVPGGVLTVYVATVTQLSRVTESLREQQCWTEPESWETLMRPWHVVGLAVRPDHRMVAHTAFLLTARRLADGTVSPRVSRRPSKGKG, translated from the coding sequence TTGTCGGTCAGCGGACCGTTTAGCGCGGGTGATCGGGTGCAGTTGACCGACTCGAAGGGGCGGCACTACACCCTGACGCTGGCCGCCGGTGGTGAGTACCACACCCACCGCGGTGCCCTGGCCCACGACGACCTGATCGGCAGGCCCGAAGGCTCGGTGGTGACGTCCGCGGGCGGGTCGACCTACCTCGCGCTGCGCCCGCTGCTGCCGGACTACGTCCTGTCGATGCCCCGCGGCGCGCAGGTGATCTACCCGAAGGACGCCGCGCAGATCGTGATGTGGGGCGACATCTTCCCCGGCGCGCGCGTGCTCGAGGCGGGGGCCGGTTCCGGGGCGCTGACCTGCTCGCTGCTGCGCGCGGTCGGCCCGGCCGGGCACGTGCACTCCTACGAGATCCGCGACGACCACGCCGAGCACGCCGAGCGCAACGTGGTGAAGTTCTTCGGCGAGAAGCCGGCCAACTGGTCGCTCACCGTCGCCGACCTGGCCTCGCACGAGGGCGAGGTCGACCGCGTCGTGCTGGACATGCTGGCGCCGTGGGAGCAGCTGCCGAACGTGGCCGCCCACCTCGTCCCCGGTGGGGTGCTGACGGTCTACGTGGCCACCGTGACGCAGCTCTCGCGCGTCACGGAGTCGCTGCGCGAGCAGCAGTGCTGGACCGAGCCCGAGTCGTGGGAGACGCTGATGCGCCCGTGGCACGTGGTCGGCCTGGCGGTCCGCCCGGACCACCGGATGGTGGCGCACACGGCGTTCCTGCTGACCGCGCGCCGGCTGGCCGACGGGACGGTGTCCCCGCGCGTTTCGCGCCGGCCGAGCAAGGGCAAGGGCTGA